Below is a window of Pseudodesulfovibrio sp. 5S69 DNA.
CAGATGGACCCTGCACGGCTCACTCCCAAGCAGCGCGTGGCCTTGGAATATCTGGAGCGAGAGGATGTGGACGAACGCGTCCTGACCCACGTGTACTGCACCATGCGCGAGACCGAGGACTGCCCGGTCATGACCGCCCTGGACCCGTTGCTCAAAGCCACCCCGTTCAAGGCCGGCACCTGGACCAACACCTTTCACGCCTTTGCCGGGCCCGGCGGCGCCGGTAAGACTTCGAGCCTGGTGCGCCTGGCCCTGCGCATGAAGAAGGAACAGCCCGGCATGCGGCTGTGCCTGGCAACGGCCGACGGCGGCCGGGGCAAGGGCCGCCTGGTCCTCAAGCACTACGCCGAACTGAGCGGCCTGGCCTTCCGCGAAATCATCACCAAAGAGGATTTCGCCCTGCTCCGGGACGACGCCCGGCAGTTCGACATGATTCTCATCGACCTGCCCGGATTGTCCGGCCGAACCACCCTCGAGGAGTGGTCATTGCTCTACGGCTTGTCCGACTGCCCGGACCTGTCCATCCACCTGGTCATGAACCCCTATTACAGCAAGGGGCAGTTCGAACGGTTCATGGACAAATACAAAAGTGAACAACTAGCCAGCGTTATCTGGACGAAACTCGATGAAGCCTGTACATTCGGGGCAATATTGAACACGGCCTTCGCCGGCGGACTGCCGGTGTCCGCCCTTTCGTACGGTCCCGGCCTGAAAAACAGCATCAGCCCGGCCTCGGAAGAGATGATCTGGCGGCTGATGTTCATGCGCAGGCTGCCCGACGGCAACACGCAACCCTAAGGAGCGCGACACACGCTATGAGTGCGAATCTTCCCCTGGTCCTCTCCGTCACCTCCGGAAAGGGAGGCGTCGGCAAGACCAACATGTCGGTCAACCTGGCCTATTCCCTGAGCGCCGCGGGCAAGAAGGTGGTCCTTCTGGACGCGGACCTGGGCTTGGCCAACGTGGACGTCATCCTCGGGCTCGCGCCCCAGCACAATCTCTTCCATCTGTTCCACGAAGATATGACCCTGGACCGCATTCTGTTCGATACCCCGTACGGATTCCGCATCCTCCCGGCATCGTCGGGCGTGAGCGACATGGTCAACCTGGACAAAGGGCAGAAGCTCGACCTCCTGGACGCCATGGACTCCCTGGAGGACAACGTTGACTATCTCATCGTGGACACGGGCGCGGGCATCAACGACAACGTGCTCTATTTCAACCTGGCCGTGCAGGAGCGGCTGCTGATCATCACCCCGGAACCGACTTCCCTGACCGACGCCTACGCGCTGATCAAGGTCCTCAAGCTGCACCACGGGGTGGAGAAATTCCGCGTCCTGGTAAACATGGTCAAGGACGTGAACATGGCCCGCGAGGTCTATCTCAAACTCCTGAACGCCTGCGACCACTTTCTCGACGGCATATCGCTCGACCTGGTCGGCTTCGTGCCCTATGACCAGAACGTGCGCAACGCGGTCATCGCGCAGACCCCGTTCTGTCACAAATTTCCCAAGACCCCGGCCAGCGTGGCTGTCCGGCAGACGGCCCAGAAGGTCAAAAACTGGCAGGTAACTCCCAACACCGATGGCAATATTAAATTCTTCTGGAAGAAACTCCTCTTCCAGGAACGATCCGTGGCTTGAGCTGGAGCAGGGCGTCAAGCGCTGGGACGATTTTTCGCCGAGGGACCGGGAAAACATCGTCCGCTACTACGCGCCCAAAATCCGGATTCTGGCACTGCGGCTCAAGGCGAAGCTGCCCCAGAGCGTTGAGCTCAACGAGCTCATCAGCGCGGGCAGTCTTGGCCTTCTGGACGCCCTCGGGAAGTTCAACCCGGAGTTGGGGATCAAGTTCGACACGTACTCGGAGAACCGCATCAAGGGGGCCATGCTCGACGAGCTGCGACGCATGGACTGGTTCTCCCGGGGGCTCAGGCAGAAGGTCAAGGTTCTCGAGGACTCCATGCGCCGGATCGAGCACGAGACCGGCTCCCCGGCCACCACGGAACAGCTCTGCGAACACACCGGCATGTCGGACAGGGAGGTCCAGCAGGGACTTGAGGCCCTGAACAACCAGGTCTGTCTCAGCCTCGACACCTTTCAGGAGAATCTCATCGGCCAAAAAAAGATGACCGACAACGAGCCTTTCCAGTCGGCCGCCTTTCAGGAGATTGTTGACAAAGTAGCCAATCTCATTGAAGAATTGACGCCAAGAGAAAAATTGGTCATATCTCTTTATTACGGAGAGGAGCTGAACATGAAGGAGACGGCCGAGGTTATGGACATAACCGAGGGACGTGTCTCGCAACTTCACTCCCAAGCATTGAATAAATTAAGAAAAACGTTCAGAGCTCGTTACGAAAACGAGTAGCACTCATGTAAAGGAGACTTTCGATGGGTTACGATACCAACATGCGCGTCCTGGTTGTAGACGATTTCTCCACCATGCGTAAAATCATCAAGAACATCCTGCGCCAGCTGGGTTTCAACAACATCGTCGAAGCCGACGACGGCTCCACCGCGTGGGAAGTGCTCAACAAGGACAACATCGACTTCATCGTCTCCGACTGGAACATGCCCACCATGTCCGGCATTGAACTGCTCCGCAAGGTGCGCGCCAGCGAGGAGTACGCGGACATCCCCTTCCTGATGGTCACCGCCGAGGCCCAGCAGGAGAACATCATCGAGGCCGTGCAGGCCAAGGTGTCCAACTACATCGTCAAGCCGTTCACCCCCGAAACACTGGGCCAGAAGATCGACAAAATCTTCGCCTAAACCACCGTTGCCGGTTAAGCGTATGCCATGGTCCTGCTCGTCCCGGATGATGCCGAAGATGTAACCGACGCTCCCGCCGAACAGCGGAAAGCGGAGTTGGACGATGCCGCCGCGAGCCGGGCCACCCAGAAGGTCGACCTCGACCTCGACGACGCCCCGTTCCTCGAAGACGAGGACGAAAACGAGGATATCGAGGAAGTCGAGGTCAACACCCCGTTCCTGACCGAGGACGACTCCAAGCCCAAGCCGGGACTGGCCGCCCTGCTCAAGAACAAGTTCGTGCTCATGGGCCTGGGCGTCATCCTGGTCCTGCTGGTCATCATCGTCATCCTCCTGTTGCGCGAACCCGAAGCACCACCCCCGCCGCCTCCGCCGCCAGCCGAGGAGACAAATACCCCGGAACCGCCCCCCGAAGTCCCGGAGACGCCCCAGATCATCGTCAAGCTCGACCCGTTCCTCATCGAGCAGCGGGACGAAACGGGCAAGATCCGCTTCCTTGAGGTCAGCATCCTCCTGTCCACGGAGGACGAGGGCCTGGCCCGGCAATTCAAACAGGAGACGTTTGCCGTGCGCAACGCCCTGTACTATTATCTCAAGAATAAGGATTTGCAGTTTTTGTCCGATAAGGAGAACAGCGAGAAGCTGAAAAAGGAACTGCTGGTCATCATCAACCAATACATGGGGTTCGGCCAGTTCGATACATTGATGTTCGAACAATATCTTGTGAGGTGATCCATGAGCACCACGCCGTTGGACCTGCCCATACTCATTTCCCAGCTGCCCTTCGTGCAGAAGATCGCGCATGCGGAAAAGGCCACGCCCGAAATCAACCAGATGCTCTTCGGCCCGCTGATCCAGGAACAGCTCCGCCAACGCGAGGGCAAAGTCCAGCAGGTCCAGAAGAAGACCGCCACCGATCCTGTGGACCGCGACGGGCACAACCACCAGCGGCAGGAAGCCGCTCCGGAACATAAAAAACGCGATCGGGACGAGGATGATCCCGATACCGGAGCTTCGGACGGTTCTCCCTGGTCCGGCAACATCGTCAACGTCAAGATCTGACCCCCGAAGGGGCAAGCCCAATCATGTCCAATCTGCTCATCATGCTCTTCACCATCAGCGAGGTCGTCCTACTCGGCGTCGTGATTCTCTTCTTCCTGCGTCTGCGCAAATCCGAGACCCTGCTCTCCGGCCTGCACGCCAAGCAGGAGGAGTTCATCAAGCGTCTGCAATTCAACACGCAGCTAGAAAACGAATTGGTGGCCACCTTCGAGCAACGCCAACAGGAGCTGGTCGCCCTGAACACCCAACTGGAAAACAAGGCCGCCGAGCTCAGGAAGTTGGTCAAGCTCGCCAACGAATATGCCAAGTCCCCGCATTTCATGCGTGAAATCATCATCCAGGGACACCGCTCCGGCAAGACCCCGATGCAGCTCGCCAAGTCCACCGGCCTCGGGCTGGAGGAAGTCGAACTGATCATCGACCAGTCATAGGAGGCCCGCGGTGCGCATCTCCGGTTCAGGCACGGGCGGCGCCTACAGCGGAGGCGGCAGCCGTTCCGACCGATTCCGCAAACGCCACCGGCCGGGCCAGAAGGTCCGGGGCGTACTGATCAAGAACCTCCCGGACGCCATGGCCTGGGTGGACATCGACGGCGAACGGCTCCTGGCGCAGCTCGAAACCGCCCACCCCGAGGGCAGCCGCCTGCTCTTCCTCGTTCAACAGCTCGTGCCGCGCATCGTCCTCAAGGAACTGACCGGCGGCACACACGGCAACGCCGCCGGCGCCCTCGGCCGGATCAGCGACTTCGACTCGGCCCGAACCCTCTTCGAGAACCGGTTCCGCCCCGCGCTCACACAGGCCGGAGTTTTCGGACGCCCCTTGCCCCTGCCCGATTTTCTCGCCCTGCTGGCCGCCAACCCGCCGATCCACGCAGCCTACCAGGACGCCGCCAACTGCGCCCTCCCACTGTCTCGCTCCTTACAGGAAGCCGACAAGGGAGCACTCGTCTACCAGCCCTGGCTCGCCCCCACAGGCAGACGGCAGGCCACCATCGTCCGGCATGCACTCGACGATTCCCGGCTCACCGAAACGCTCATCGAATTCGACCACACACGCACGGGCCTCACCCGCGTCCAGTTCCTGTGCAAGACCGACACCCTGTCCTGCCGCGTGCAGCTCCAACACCCCGAGCACGCCCAGGCCCTTTCCCGCTACCTCGCTACCCGCACCCACCCCGGTACGCCCTTCCACATCCAGCACCTCGGCATCGCCAAACTCCCCCGCACCAGCCACAGCGGCATCCTCGCCGAACTTTTATTCAAGAGGTAGAGAGGCCCCCGGCCCCCCATCCCCTCTTCCTTCCTAAACTTTTTGTATGCGCATTCTCGCGGACGGAGGGTAAGGCAAGGCCCTGCCTCTTATGTAACGCTTGGCCGGATGAGACAATGTGGTAACAAGGAAACACAGATCATCGCAGCCGCACGTCTCCGCGAAGCGAAAACAAAAAGTTCTGGAGATTCTTAAGAACCTCTTTCAAGAGGTTCTTAAGCGGGGTCCGGGGCAGCGTCCCGGCCGCCGGAGGCAATGCACAAGGCCACAAAAAAGCCCGCCTGACGGCGGGCTTTTTTGTGGCCTTACGGGGTACTGAAACCTAAGCCACGGCAGTGGCGGGCTGGAGCTGCTCGCGCGCAGGGGATTCCTTGACGGCGGGAGCGCCCTGGACCTTCTCTTCGAGATAGAGGTCCCGGTTCTCGTCCAGGTGGCGGAGGAAGGCGTTGTTCAGGGCGTGACCCGAGGCAAAAATCTCGAAGTGGCCCTGGAGCCGCGCGCCGAAGGTTGCGATGTCACCGACAAAGTCGAGCATCTTGTGACGCACGAACTCGTCCTCGAAGCGCAGCCCTTCGGCGTTGAGGATATTATATTCGTCCAGGATGATCGCGTTGTCCAACGATCCGCCCAGACCCATGCCGTTGGCGTGCAGGTAGTCGACTTCCTTCAGGAAACCGAAGGTGCGGGCCTTGGCAAGATGCTGCGCGAAATTATCGGGAGTGATTTCCATGTCCATGTGCTGGCGGCCGATGAGCGGGTGGGCGAACTCAATGGTGTAGTCCACGCGCAGGCCGTCGTACGGACGGACCTTGATGTATTTTCCGTCCTGCTCGAAGTCCATGGCTTTCTTGAAGTTCAGGACCTTGCGGGGCTTGTTCAGGGTGCGCATGCCCGCCTGTTTGAGCAGGTAGACGAAGGAACCGGCGCTGCCGTCCATGATGGGCACTTCCTTGCCCGTAACTTCGATGTGGATGTTGTCGATGCCCATGCCGTTGATGGTGGCAAGCAGGTGTTCGACGGTGGCCACGGTCTCGCGGCCGTCTCCCAGCACCGTGGCCAAGCTGGTCTCCACGACCAGGGACGGGGCAGGAGTCAGGAAAGTGGACCCGGTTCCGTCGCGTAGCGAAAACAGGATGCCGGTGTCCTCCGCTGCGGGCCGAAGAACCAGATCCACCTGCTTGCCGCTGTGGAGTCCGATACCGGTGCAACGTACTGATCTATGTATGGTTGTCTGAGACATTATCCCTCCGCTTGATTAACCAGCAACTAAATAGCAAGAACAATGCCACAGA
It encodes the following:
- a CDS encoding flagellar biosynthesis protein FlhF: MRMKTYRAATSTAAFAKVKSELGDEAVILSNKTVTENGCKCCEIVAAVETQPAGPARSRRDTKDGVVDAALQDSVGWQREWSQIKGQIMALMKPQMDPARLTPKQRVALEYLEREDVDERVLTHVYCTMRETEDCPVMTALDPLLKATPFKAGTWTNTFHAFAGPGGAGKTSSLVRLALRMKKEQPGMRLCLATADGGRGKGRLVLKHYAELSGLAFREIITKEDFALLRDDARQFDMILIDLPGLSGRTTLEEWSLLYGLSDCPDLSIHLVMNPYYSKGQFERFMDKYKSEQLASVIWTKLDEACTFGAILNTAFAGGLPVSALSYGPGLKNSISPASEEMIWRLMFMRRLPDGNTQP
- a CDS encoding MinD/ParA family protein encodes the protein MSANLPLVLSVTSGKGGVGKTNMSVNLAYSLSAAGKKVVLLDADLGLANVDVILGLAPQHNLFHLFHEDMTLDRILFDTPYGFRILPASSGVSDMVNLDKGQKLDLLDAMDSLEDNVDYLIVDTGAGINDNVLYFNLAVQERLLIITPEPTSLTDAYALIKVLKLHHGVEKFRVLVNMVKDVNMAREVYLKLLNACDHFLDGISLDLVGFVPYDQNVRNAVIAQTPFCHKFPKTPASVAVRQTAQKVKNWQVTPNTDGNIKFFWKKLLFQERSVA
- a CDS encoding FliA/WhiG family RNA polymerase sigma factor; translated protein: MAILNSSGRNSSSRNDPWLELEQGVKRWDDFSPRDRENIVRYYAPKIRILALRLKAKLPQSVELNELISAGSLGLLDALGKFNPELGIKFDTYSENRIKGAMLDELRRMDWFSRGLRQKVKVLEDSMRRIEHETGSPATTEQLCEHTGMSDREVQQGLEALNNQVCLSLDTFQENLIGQKKMTDNEPFQSAAFQEIVDKVANLIEELTPREKLVISLYYGEELNMKETAEVMDITEGRVSQLHSQALNKLRKTFRARYENE
- a CDS encoding chemotaxis response regulator CheY, whose product is MGYDTNMRVLVVDDFSTMRKIIKNILRQLGFNNIVEADDGSTAWEVLNKDNIDFIVSDWNMPTMSGIELLRKVRASEEYADIPFLMVTAEAQQENIIEAVQAKVSNYIVKPFTPETLGQKIDKIFA
- a CDS encoding flagellar basal body-associated FliL family protein translates to MVLLVPDDAEDVTDAPAEQRKAELDDAAASRATQKVDLDLDDAPFLEDEDENEDIEEVEVNTPFLTEDDSKPKPGLAALLKNKFVLMGLGVILVLLVIIVILLLREPEAPPPPPPPPAEETNTPEPPPEVPETPQIIVKLDPFLIEQRDETGKIRFLEVSILLSTEDEGLARQFKQETFAVRNALYYYLKNKDLQFLSDKENSEKLKKELLVIINQYMGFGQFDTLMFEQYLVR
- the lpxC gene encoding UDP-3-O-acyl-N-acetylglucosamine deacetylase, with product MSQTTIHRSVRCTGIGLHSGKQVDLVLRPAAEDTGILFSLRDGTGSTFLTPAPSLVVETSLATVLGDGRETVATVEHLLATINGMGIDNIHIEVTGKEVPIMDGSAGSFVYLLKQAGMRTLNKPRKVLNFKKAMDFEQDGKYIKVRPYDGLRVDYTIEFAHPLIGRQHMDMEITPDNFAQHLAKARTFGFLKEVDYLHANGMGLGGSLDNAIILDEYNILNAEGLRFEDEFVRHKMLDFVGDIATFGARLQGHFEIFASGHALNNAFLRHLDENRDLYLEEKVQGAPAVKESPAREQLQPATAVA